A genomic region of Scomber japonicus isolate fScoJap1 chromosome 5, fScoJap1.pri, whole genome shotgun sequence contains the following coding sequences:
- the c5h12orf29 gene encoding uncharacterized protein C12orf29 homolog, with product MRRLSSVQQKIPCVFLTEVKEEQSRKRDCQQFQVVATETVNPVAVEANIDCALATEKLDGTCCYVTVYKGQPYLWARLDRKPNKQAEKRFKKYQHSHRSCKGFTWSVEEDFKTVPETWIPAHRVKHHNGQPVPDEHGHIPGWVPVEKDNKQYCWHSSVVDNEVGSALVLRPSPDDEGTLEITALPLADLLEQTLELIGTNVNGNPYGLGCKKQPVHCLVSHGSVRIRNPPPVDFQQLCSWFQDSPEGRVEGIVWHCNDGTLIKVHRHHLGLRWPDGETSLGKKPVVVHVDGMVDEYNSSKDLFTSFSRLNGHCFNQLQDIQYDL from the exons atgagaCGTCTGAGCTCCGTGCAGCAGAAGATACCATGTGTGTTTCTGACGGAAGTGAAAGAGGAACAGTCCAGAAAACGCGACTGTCAG CAATTTCAGGTTGTTGCCACGGAAACGGTGAACCCAGTAGCTGTGGAGGCTAATATCGACTGTGCACTGGCCACAGAGAAGCTGGATGGCACCTGCTGCTATGTTACCGTTTATAAAG GGCAGCCGTACCTCTGGGCTCGACTCGACAGGAAACCCAACAAACAGGCGGAGAAGAGGTTCAAGAAGTATCAGCATTCTCACAGGAGCTGCAAAG gTTTCACGTGGAGCGTAGAGGAAGATTTTAAGACGGTGCCAGAAACGTGGATCCCTGCACACAGAGTCAAACATCACAACGGTCAACCAGTGCCTGACGAACACGGACACATTCCAG GTTGGGTTCCAGTGGAAAAGGACAACAAGCAGTACTGCTGGCACTCCTCCGTGGTGGATAATGAAGTCGGGTCGGCTCTCGTTCTCAGGCCCAGCCCTGACGACGAAGGCACGCTAGAAATCACGGCGCTCCCATTGGCCGACCTCCTGGAACAAACGCTGGAGCTCATTGGGACCAACGTTAACGGAAACCCGTACG GTTTGGGGTGTAAGAAGCAGCCGGTTCACTGCCTGGTGTCACACGGGAGCGTTCGGATCAGAAACCCTCCGCCTGTAGACTTCCAGCAGCTGTGCTCCTGGTTCCAGGACAGTCCTGAAGGCCGGGTCGAGGGCATCGTCTGGCACTGCAATGACGGCACGCTCATTAAG GTTCATCGTCACCACTTGGGGCTCAGGTGGCCCGATGGGGAAACCAGCTTGGGCAAGAAGCCGGTGGTGGTTCACGTGGACGGGATGGTCGACGAGTATAACAGCAGCAAGGACTTGTTCACATCCTTCTCCAGACTAAACGGACACTGTTTCAATCAGCTTCAGGATATCCAGTATGACCTGTAA